Sequence from the Microbacterium faecale genome:
CTATCTCCTGAAGGATCGCGTCACCGACGTCACCGAGTTCCTCGAGTCGATCGACCGGATCCGCGAGGGCGCCACCGTCCTCGATCCGGAGGTCGTCGCGCAGCTGCTGACCCGCCGCTCGCGCGACGAGAAGCTCATGCGCCTCACGGACCGCGAACGGGCCGTCCTGTCGCTCATCGCCGAGGGCAAGAGCAACGGTGCGATCTCACGGCTGCTGTTCGTCAGCGCCGGAGCCGTGGAGAAGCACATCACGTCGATCTTCTCGAAGCTCGGCCTTGAACAGGACGACATCGGCAACCGCCGCGTGCTCGCCGTCCTCGCCCACATAGACGCCACGTCGCCGCAGGGACCGATCGTCCCCGGCTCACAGCAGAACGGATCGAACCGATGACCGAAACGCCCCGACAGAGCCCCACGGCCCGTAGTGGAACGCGCGCGCTCGCCGTCACGTTCAGCGTGCTCGGCGGATGCATCCTCATCCTCGGGGGAGGCGCGACGGCCGTCGCCGCCGTCAGTGACACCGTGCGCTCCGGCCAGGTCGAAGATGGTGCGGTGTCGCTGCCGGTAGCCGGGATCGAACGCGTGAAGCTCGACGTCGACGCCGGGTCCGCGAGCGTCGCCTTCGGCAGCGGATCCGAGGCCACTCTCGACTACAGCTCCCATTCCGGCGCCTGGATCTTCGAGCGTCAGGGCGACACCCTGGTTGTCTCCAGCCCGGACGCGAGGTTCAGCCTCTTTGACTGGCGCCGCGATCAGTCGGCGCGGTTGACGCTTCCCGACGAGCTGGAGGGTGTCGACCTCGAGCTCGATCTTGCGGCCGGCGAGATCGATGCGGCCGGCATCTTCGGCGACGTCACGTATGAACTGAGCGCCGGCATGGTGGAGCTCGAGGGATCCGCGGACGCGATCGCCGGCGACGTATCGGCGGGTGCCAGCGTCGTCGAACTCGCCGATGTGCAGACGGCGCGCTTCGACGTCGCGGCCGGTGACATCAACGCGCATCTGACCGGCGAGCCTCCCTCCGACGTGCGGATCGGAGTGTCCGCCGGATCCGTCGAGCTGCAGCTGCCCGACGTGCCGTACGACGTGCGGACGAACCGCGCCGCCGGCGACTTCGTCTCGTCGCTCGAGGAGAGCACCGCGTCTGACCGGCGCATCGACGTGCGCATCATGGCGGGCGACGTCGCGCTGTACGCCGGTTGACCCATACGCGCTGTGTCGCCCCGGGCAGTAGTCCGGGGCGACACTCGCGTGCACAAGTACGGCAGGACGCCCGGTTATCCCTCACAGAGGGAGGCTCGGCGCCTGAGCTACCGTCGTTGTGCACCTGCGGCGGCGTAGACTCAAGCGGGTGATCCGTTCATGAACGCCCTGCGCGCCCGTGGCTCGAGGGTGATCATCACGTTCATCGCGATCGGCCTCGTCTCCGGCTTCATGTCGGGCCTGTTCGGCGTCGGCGGCGGCACCGTCATCGTTCCGATGCTCGTCACCGCCGCAGCCTTCTCACAGAAGCTCGCGTCCGGCACATCGGGTGCGTCCATCATCGTCACCGCGGCGGTGGGCGTCGTCAGCTACGCCGCGCACGGTCAGGTCGACTGGCTCGCCGCCGTGCTGCTCGCGGCCGGCGGCGTCGTGGGCGCCCCACTCGGCGCGCACCTGCTGCACCGTCTCAGTGAGACGAAGCTGCGCTGGTTCTTCGTCGGGTTTCTCGCCGTCGTCGTCGTGACCCTCTTCTTCGTGATCCCCGATCGCGACGCGGGCGTGCCCATGAACCTCTGGCTCGGCGCCGCGCTCGTCGGCGTCGGCCTCGTCACTGGCGTGTTGTCGGGGATGATCGGTGTCGGCGGTGGCATCATCGTCGTGCCCGCGCTGATCCTGCTCTTCGGCGCGAGCGACCTCGTCGCGAAGGGCACCGCCCTGTTGATGATGATCCCGACCACGATTGCCGGAGCATGGCGCAACACCCGCAACCGCAACGTGGATCTCGTGGCGGCGGCCGTCGTCGCGGCGGCCACCGTCATCACGACGCCGCTCGGCGCGCTCGTCGCCGCGGCCGTGGATCCGTTCGTCGCGAACATGCTGTTCGCGGCGTTCCTCGTCGTGATCGGCACCCAGATGGCGATCAGGGCATTCCGCGCCGGACGCCGTTAGGTGCGTTGCTAAACTTGGCACCTACTGCGCTGGCCGATGAACGCCGTTTCGCGGCTTTCTCGTCGATCGACGATGCGACAGCATCGCCTCACTCCTCGGCGTTGCGAGCCGACGCACCTCGACCATGCTCGCGATGCCGCCAAGTTTCGCAACGCACCCAGGAGGACTGACATGGCTGTGGATCCGGATCTCGCCGAGCGCGACTTCCCCCCGACGCCCCCGTATCTCGTCGGACGTGAGAAGGTGCGCGAGTTCGCGCGCGCCGTGTTCGCGACTGCACCCGAGCACCTCGACGTCGACGCCGCGCGCGCCGCGGGACACGAAGACGTCGTCGCGCCGCCGACGTTCGCCATGGTGATCGCCGACCGCACGCTGCAGCAGCTGCTCGCGGATCCGTCGACCGGCGTCGTGCTCGAGCGCGCGCTGCACACGGACCAGCAGTTCACCTACTCGCGTCCGATCGTCGCGGGCGATGAACTCACCGGCCAGCTGCGGGTCACCCGCGTGCGCGCGATGGGGTCCGGCGCGATGGTCGCGAGCCAGACCGAGATCACGGACGCCTCCGGCGCGCACGTCGTCACGGCCAGTTCGACGCTGCTGATCGGATCGGAGGACGCCTGATGGATCTGTCGACGCTGGAGAAGGGCGACGTCGTCGCCTCGAAGACCATGCACCTGACCCGCGACGCCCTCGTGCGCTACGCGGGCGCGTCCGGTGACTTCAACCCGATCCACTACCGCGACGACGTCGCCGAGCGCGTCGGGCTTCCGGGGGTGCTCGCTCACGGCATGCTCACGATGGGCATCGGCGCCTCGGTGCTCACCGAGTGGCTGGGCGAGACGAGCCGCCTCGCGTCGTACGTCGTGCGCTTCACGAAGCCCGTCGTCGTGGATCCGGAACGCGGCGCCAACGTGACCTACGTCGCGACCGTCGGCCAGGTGAAGGACGACGGATCCGTGCGCATCGATCTCGCCGTCACGTTCGAGGAGGAGAAGGTGTTCGGGAAGGCGCAGGCGGTGGTGATGCCGACATGACGGCCTCGGTGAGGTTTACCGCAGGGGAGATCCGCGGCGCGTTGACGTTCCTGGCGGTGGGCGCATGAGCGCGATCGAAGCGCGGCGCGACCCGGTGCCGCTGGCCGAGCTCACGACGATCGGCGTGGGCGCGGCCCCCGCCCGGATGGTCGACGTCCGCACACGTGAGGAGCTCGTCGCTGCGCTGCACGATGCGTGGAGCGAGGACTGGTTCGTCCTCGGCGGCGGATCCAATCTGCTGGCCAGCGACGAACCGTTCGACGGCACCGTTATCCGGATCCTCACCACCGGCTACGAGCGCATCGACGGCGCTCCGGAGGGCTACCAACGCGTCGCGATCGAGGCCGGACAGAACTGGGACGAGTTCGTCGCGTGGACCGTCGGGGCCGGACTGGCCGGTGTCGAGGCAATGAGCGGGATCCCCGGAACCGCGGGCGCCGCGCCGATCCAGAACGTCGGCGCGTACGGGCAGGAGATCATCCAGACGCTCGTCTCCGTCGACCTCATCGACGAGGGAGCCTCGTCGATCGAGACGGTGCCGGCAAGCGAGCTCGGGCTCGGCCCCCGCACCTCCGCGCTGAAGCGTCACTATGATTCCGTTCCCGAGCGCTCGGCGGTCGTGGTCGGAATCGTGCTCGATCTCGCGGTCGTCGGCACGGATCCGCGCCCCGTCGAGGACGAGCGGATCCGCCAGGCTCTCGGGCTCGACGGTGTGCGCTCGGAGGGTGAGGACGGATCCGGGAACGCGTCGCTTGCGTGGATCCGCGACACGGTGCTTGCCATCCGCGCGACGAAGGGCATGGTGCTGGATCCGTCCGACGCAGATACGCGCAGCGCCGGCAGCTTCTTCAACAATCCGATCGTGACGGAGCAGATCTCGCGGCGCCTTCCGGCCGAGTGCCCGCGCTGGCCGATCGACCCCGTTCCCGAGCTGGACCGGGTCTTCGACCTCGCCACGTGGGACGGTCAGGTCGCACCGACCGCGCGCCAGCCGTCGCTCGTGAAGGTGAGTGCGGCGTGGCTGATCGAGAACGCGGGGCTCGCAAAGGGCTTCGGGCTGCCCGGATCCCGCGCCACGCTGTCGACGAAGCACACGCTCGCGTTGACGAACCGCGGCGAGGCGTCGGCCGAGGACGTCGCGACGCTGGCGCGCTACGTCCGGACACGCGTCGCGTCGGAGTACGGCATCGAGCTGAACCCCGAGCCGGTCTTCGTCGGCGTCGAGCTATAGGGTACGGCGCCCCCGCGCGCCCCGTCACGTCTCCTCGCGTCCCCTCGCGTCACCTCGGGTCGCGTCACGTCACGTGGCACGCTGGTGCTCCGCGCAGATGGGTCGCCACACTTTGCAGGTTTGTGGACGCTGAAGTTGCATTCCTTGGCGACCCATTGGGCGCGCCGAATATGGGTCGCCACACTTTGCAGATCTGCGGGCACAGATGTTGCAAAGTATGGCGACCCATCACGGGGTGGGGTCACGCGAGGGCGAGAAGTCGACGGATCCGTGACACGAGCTGCTCGGGATCCAACAGATCTGCGGCGGTGACGTACGTGACGCGATAACCGAGTGACTCGAGTTCCGCGCGCCGCATCTCGTCGCGCCGCCACTGCTCGGGATCCCGGTGGTAGTCACCCTGGTATTCCACGACGAGCCGCGCTTCGCGAAAGAGCATGTCGACGCGAGCGACGAAGCGTCCGCGATCGGTGATGTCGACGTTGAGGTCGGGACGCGGCAGGTGCGCCTCGTGGAAGATCACGCGCAGTTCGGACTCCTTCGGCGATTCACTGCGCGCGTCGCCGAGGCCGAGGGCGCGTTCGCGGCGGAGTCGCCCTGGCTTACGGCGTCCTGCTCGTTCGTGCGCCCGGTCGAGGTCGTGGCGTGTGACGTATTCCCGCAGCAGGCGATCCGTTACGGCGACGAGGCGCGGCAGCGACAACTCTTCGGAAAGGTCCACCCAGGTACGTTCGGGCGTCGTGACGCGAAGGCCGTGCCGCAGAGTGACGTCCTCAGGATCCAACTGGAGGGCACGGCCGCGCACACCGGGGCGCCGGATCCGGTTTTGCCGGGCGGGAACGCCGATGCAGACAACCTCTCGCGCCATGCGTTCGACGGGGAGCGGCAGCGGGAGTGCCCATGCCAGAGCTGCCGTCGGTCCGGCGATGAACGCATGGGCCGGCAGCGCGTCAAGGAGTAGCCGCAGGCGCGACGGGAGATCGTCGATGTCGCCACGTGCGCGCGTGCCGTAGAAGGGGGCGGTGAGGTCCCGGTGGCGGAGACGCGATCGGGAAACCCCGTGTGCGATCGCATCGGGAACGGTGAACGCCTCGGCGAGATCCTTCGGGAGCAGGTTGTTCGACATGGCGTCGATCATGCGCACGCACGGCACGTTCAGTCTCGGTTATCCACCGACCGCGTGCGCGAACGTCCCCTGTGGACGCGCGCCACCCCCGCTGGGTCGCCACACTTTGCGCCCCGCGAGCCCGCTCACCTGCAAACTCTGGCGACCCATGCCGGTCAGCCGCACTGGGTCGCCAAACATTGCAGGTTTATGCCCGGCTCAGTTGCAAACTGTGGCGACCCATCACGGGGGGCACACGATGGGTCGCCAGAGTTTGCAGCGCACGAACGCGCGTGGCTGCAAAGTGTGGCGACGCTCAGGCGAACAGCGCCTGGAGGCGTTCGATGCCCTCGCGCAGCTGGTCGTCGCCGAGCGCGTAGCTCAGTCGCAGGTATCCGCTCGGGCCGAACGCCTCGCCCGGAACGACAGCCACCTCGGCCTCGTCGAGGATCAGGTCGGC
This genomic interval carries:
- a CDS encoding FAS1-like dehydratase domain-containing protein yields the protein MAVDPDLAERDFPPTPPYLVGREKVREFARAVFATAPEHLDVDAARAAGHEDVVAPPTFAMVIADRTLQQLLADPSTGVVLERALHTDQQFTYSRPIVAGDELTGQLRVTRVRAMGSGAMVASQTEITDASGAHVVTASSTLLIGSEDA
- a CDS encoding MaoC/PaaZ C-terminal domain-containing protein → MDLSTLEKGDVVASKTMHLTRDALVRYAGASGDFNPIHYRDDVAERVGLPGVLAHGMLTMGIGASVLTEWLGETSRLASYVVRFTKPVVVDPERGANVTYVATVGQVKDDGSVRIDLAVTFEEEKVFGKAQAVVMPT
- a CDS encoding sulfite exporter TauE/SafE family protein, whose product is MNALRARGSRVIITFIAIGLVSGFMSGLFGVGGGTVIVPMLVTAAAFSQKLASGTSGASIIVTAAVGVVSYAAHGQVDWLAAVLLAAGGVVGAPLGAHLLHRLSETKLRWFFVGFLAVVVVTLFFVIPDRDAGVPMNLWLGAALVGVGLVTGVLSGMIGVGGGIIVVPALILLFGASDLVAKGTALLMMIPTTIAGAWRNTRNRNVDLVAAAVVAAATVITTPLGALVAAAVDPFVANMLFAAFLVVIGTQMAIRAFRAGRR
- a CDS encoding response regulator transcription factor — its product is MRILIVEDSVLLREGLSRLLSDAGHEIVGALPDASRALQEVEDTDPDLAIVDVRLPPTFTDEGIHAALALRQQDSKLAVLVLSQYVEERYASDLIAQPGGAIGYLLKDRVTDVTEFLESIDRIREGATVLDPEVVAQLLTRRSRDEKLMRLTDRERAVLSLIAEGKSNGAISRLLFVSAGAVEKHITSIFSKLGLEQDDIGNRRVLAVLAHIDATSPQGPIVPGSQQNGSNR
- a CDS encoding endonuclease domain-containing protein — its product is MSNNLLPKDLAEAFTVPDAIAHGVSRSRLRHRDLTAPFYGTRARGDIDDLPSRLRLLLDALPAHAFIAGPTAALAWALPLPLPVERMAREVVCIGVPARQNRIRRPGVRGRALQLDPEDVTLRHGLRVTTPERTWVDLSEELSLPRLVAVTDRLLREYVTRHDLDRAHERAGRRKPGRLRRERALGLGDARSESPKESELRVIFHEAHLPRPDLNVDITDRGRFVARVDMLFREARLVVEYQGDYHRDPEQWRRDEMRRAELESLGYRVTYVTAADLLDPEQLVSRIRRLLALA
- a CDS encoding UDP-N-acetylmuramate dehydrogenase, producing the protein MSAIEARRDPVPLAELTTIGVGAAPARMVDVRTREELVAALHDAWSEDWFVLGGGSNLLASDEPFDGTVIRILTTGYERIDGAPEGYQRVAIEAGQNWDEFVAWTVGAGLAGVEAMSGIPGTAGAAPIQNVGAYGQEIIQTLVSVDLIDEGASSIETVPASELGLGPRTSALKRHYDSVPERSAVVVGIVLDLAVVGTDPRPVEDERIRQALGLDGVRSEGEDGSGNASLAWIRDTVLAIRATKGMVLDPSDADTRSAGSFFNNPIVTEQISRRLPAECPRWPIDPVPELDRVFDLATWDGQVAPTARQPSLVKVSAAWLIENAGLAKGFGLPGSRATLSTKHTLALTNRGEASAEDVATLARYVRTRVASEYGIELNPEPVFVGVEL